The genomic region TCAGGCACTATGAATCCTCATACAATATATCCAAATATTGTACTATACCTAAGCACATATTGCAACTTTGTTGTGCTGTATGTTTTTATTTTTGCTTTTTAAACCAGTCCAGATAATATTGAAGCTCAGCAATTGAGCCTTGCGTGTCTTCAAATGCGCGATGAATTTCAGGTTTGGTGTATTCCTTGCCAAACTTCCCCTGCATTAACACCTTCCATGAACTGACATCAAGCATTCTGTAATGAAGCTTAAGGTCTAATGTGGGCATCCATTGTTTAATAAATAACCTGTCGTTATATATTGAATTTCCAGCCAATACTGCTGGTTCATCGCCAAACTGTTCTTCAATAATTCCTATCAATTCGGATTCTGTATCTGCCAATTCCTTGCCCTTTTCTAAATTATTCACAAACTGATCTCTGTTTTCAGGATAATTTTGCCACCATGGATTTGCCTGCATTCGACTTACTACCACGTCTTTGGGTTGTTTTATGCAAGCTTCATAAGTAGCCAAAGTCTTAAAATCAAAATCTGTTATTTCGGCAGCGACTTCTAAAATAACATCATTCTTACAGTCTAGACCGGTCATTTCCAGATCCATCCAGAGAAGTTTTGTTGGTTTAAGTTTCTTATTAATCATTATTGACCATTATAACTCGATATTTGCCCATAACCATAATTACCTTTGCCCTAACTTCTTTAATGTTTCTTGCCAATTTGCACGCTCTTCAACTTCTTGTTGAGTGACCGAGTCAGCCTTCTGGGTTAGCTGTTTATACCCAGTTGTACTTGCAACCAAGCCATAAGTAAAAGTCGGTTTGATCTTTTTGAGCTTTAAGTCTTGTGCAAGTTTTAAGCAGTCGTCGTAATGTGTTTTACATCTATCTCCTAAAGTCAGCCATTTCGCGACATTTTCGTCATACTTAATCTTCATATTCACCTCAATTGAGGCTCCACGATTAGTTTCCTTGTCTAGTTGATCAAAGATAAAATTTCCTGTTGAATAAAATATCAGCTTATTTTTGTATACATCGCTGTTTTGTACCCAATGAGGACTATTTCCGATAACAAACTCTGCGCCTCCATCAATTATCGATCTACCTACAAATTCTTGATCAGATCCGGCTTTAGCAACATATTCTTGACCAACCTGCATCAACCCCACCACCGGCATGATATCTGCGTATTTCTTCATGACATCAAACTCCCCTGGATAGGGCTGTCTTTCAAAATAATGCCACGCACAAAAAGCTATCGGTAAAGAACCCTCTGTACTTGATCCATCTTTCTTATTAAGATGCACCTTCATAGACATAACCTCACATACATCTTTTGTTTCGGCCGGATTTTGATTACCAAGAAATTGAAACCCGGCATCTTGAGCATACTTCTGCATTTGCGGAAACTTGTCGCTACCCTGATCGTAAACATGGTTGTTTGCAAAATTTAAAACTGTAAAGTATTTTTTCATGGCAGGCAAAAATTCAGGACGGCAATTAAAAACGGTATTAGTAACTTGTTGACGATATGGTATATTCGCGTCCGTTATAGGACACTCGTTGTCTATGGTCCAGGCATCGTACTGAGACGGATTAAATGTATCTAGTTTGCTGAATGGTTGATTATAATCAATACTTCCATCAGATTTACGAGCCTCATTTTCTACTGCCCTTGCTGGAACAACCGTGCCGCTGAATAAATATTTTGCCTTTACGGTATCAAAATCGTGAATCTGCTCAGTTGCTTGATTATTGGCGTTTACTCCATTGCTCCCCTCTGTTGCACTTTTATTATTTTTCCTACTTTCATAGAAGAATAAACATACTAAAAGAACAACTATTATGATTATCACCAAAAACAACCATCTATATTTCCTTGATCTTTTCTGCTGAGATCTAGTAACATTGCCATAGTAACGCATTTACTTAAAATATAGACCTTATGACTAAAAAAATCTAATGGTTAATTTAACAACTAACAAATATGTTAGCTTTTCTTTTTATCGAGCTTATCAAGATGTAACCACTTAAAAGTAAAGTAGATAACTCCGGCAATTATTAAAAAATTAATCACAGCATACACAAATGCCCCCCACGCAAAAGATGCTGAACGAGAATTAATTTGAACGTATACCGATTTTTCGCTTAAACTTTTACTGCCACCAATCAGTAATCCCAGTATCGGATCTATAAAACTCCTAGACATCTGATCAATCAGTTGCTTGGCCTGAGTACCCATTACAAAACCAATCGCTAACCCAATTATTCCTTGCGTACGAATAAAATCTACAAAACCTTCCAACTCAGATTTGGCAGACGACTTAACCTTTTTGGTAACTTTTTTTGTAACTTTTACTCCGCTCTTCTTTGGCGCCTTCGCCATATTAGAAAATCTCCTATTTCCAAAGAGCTAGTATAACACCTATTGCTGACATCGTCAATATATCACCCACAGCAGTAACTACAAATAAAGAGAACGGGCGTTGCTCGTATAGCTTATGCATACCATTATTTGTAGCAAGGAGCCCAAAACCTACCAGCAAACCAAACAATAGCCCACTCCATGCCCCAGAAATTTTTAAGACATCTATCAAAACTGCAGTTGCCGCTGTCATAATCAGCAAAGTTATAAATGCGATAATAAGCCCAACGTCTGTTTTTGGGTTTTCGATATCTTTTTTCTTTAGCCCGATTGACTTTCTCCAAACCTGACCAAAAAAAGCATCAGAGTACCAAACCGCTGATATAAGCATGCCAACGCACGAGGCGATTACAACCGTAAACCAATTAATTTGATAAATATAGTCGAATAAAATATCCATAAAGATTAGACTCCTTGATAATTGTTATGCTTTCAGTATAGCAAAAACTTGTGTTTGTCTACATTTTTTCTAATACTGGAATTCCTAGAATGTCTAAACATTTTTTAAGTGTTCTAGTATACAAGCCAATCAATTTTACTCTTTGATCTTCTCTTTCGTCGCCAATCACCCTATTTTTTTCGTAAAAACTATTGAAACTCTGCGTAAGCTCGTATGTATAGTTTGCTAGTATATGTGGCGAAAGATCCTTTTGTGCCTTTTCTAAAATTTCGTTGTATTCACTTATTTTATGCAACAAAATATGTTCGTTAGACTCCAAATCAATAAGCATAGTATCTGTAGGTTCGTTTATTTTGCTTAGTATAGAATAGGCTCGTGCATAAGAATATTGAAGGTATGGGCCGGTATTACCTTGTAATTGTGTTGCGCCTTGAATATCAAAGACTACATCATTGCCAATTTTAACTTTTAAAAATTGATATCTTATTGCGCCCGTTATTATTGCTTCATCATTACTACTGTGCGACTCTAGCGCCTGCTTTATCTGATTAAATAGCCACTCAACTTCTAGCACATCACCATCCCGGGAGCTCATTTTTCCTGAAGTTAACTTAACTGTTCCTGTTGGAATATTTACAGTTGTGTTCTGTAAATTAGGCAGACACAATTCCGAAGCCTTGATAACACCTTTAAAATAATCTCTTTGTTCTTCAGCGGTTACAATATAGCTTTTTTCGGGATGATAGTCTCGATTCTTCAGTTGCATTAGCCCTAAGTCGCGGGCACCATATAATCCAGATCCATTACTGCCAACAAAAACATTATCGAATGAACCGTATTTAGATCCTGGAAACATTATCGCACCTTCACTTTCAATAAAAACATCTCCGACATGTTGCCTAACAGTCTCTACTCCTAAGTTATCGGCTTGACTCTCCAGATAGCGTCTTTCTGTTGGTTTGTTTCCAAGTCGTGCTACCAAATCATCTATCTGCTCAAAACTCCATTCCCTACAAGTTTCATAGACCTTCTTATAAATAGGGTCGTCAAGTATAAACGACTGTTTGGCCAGCCCGTCAATCTCTTTCTTGGCCGAATCGTCATTTTTATATACTTTCGATCCTTGGGCATACATCTGAGACATGAAACGGTTGCGTTCATTTACTGGAATAGTGTCTAGCTTTGAAGGATCACCCTCTACAAACTTAAGTAAACTATACATGCTTTTTCCAACGTGCAGACCAACATCGCCATGGTAACTAACTCTATGTGTATTTGCCCCAGAAGATTCCAGTAGGTTAGCAATTGTGTCTGCAAGCACACAGTTAAAACCGTGCCCAATATGCATCGACTTAAACGGATTAGGATTGTTAGTCTCAATCACCACAGTTTGGGTATTTTCATCACTTTTTGGAACAAGAATCATATCAACAAGAATCTCGTCACTAACTCTTAGGTTAATGAATCCTGGGCCAGCAACCTCAATATTTCTAATACCCTTTGCCTCATCTATAGAATCGACTATGTTTTGAGCAATTTGACGAGGGTTATCCTTCAGTTCTTTGGCAAGTAACATGGCAACATTTGTAGAGAAATCGCCAAAATCGTTATCTGTTCTTGTAAAAATAACTTCTTTATCAACGTTATATATACTGGCTATTGTTTTCTGGAAAATATCTTGGAGTCTGTCCATAACAGAGGTAGTATAACAGATAAATTTGTCTAGTTACTACGAATAATTTCTATTAGATGATAGATAACAGCGTAGGTAGAGCCTAATAACACGTAAAAAACCCCTGTCACTACAAACGTCAGCGTATACGACCCTGGATTAATAATTCGATCGGATACATCAAAAATTAATCCCATAGGATTGATAACGACATCCCAAGTATTCCAGCGTAAGTATCTTCCTAAATAAATCGCAAACCCAGACAACAAAAGCGCTAACTGCGCTAACCAATAGGCAGTATATTCAGAGACATACTTTTTGATTAAAGTATGGACAATGTACAGACTAATATAGCCAAGAAGCAATCCGTTAATCACAAAGGATATAATTAATGCTGTATCATACAATAAACTAACCTCACCACTGCTCTGAAGGTGTATCAAATCAGTCATTAAGTAAAAACTATTAGGCAAAAATAACAACCATAATAACCCGACAGCAACCTCTTTCCAGGTTGGGATTTTTCTTCTATCGGTCAGAAACTTAAGCCAAACGGCTAGTAATAAGGGTATCCAGGCTAAAAACAGATTCCACGACAAAAACCATAATCTCCAACTTTCAGAAGCTAATATCCTAATGATTAGCAAAACCAGACTAACACAACTTGAAACCAACAAAGTACTCAGAACATCTCTTTGTGCCTTTGCGGACCACATACGCTTCATGTATTTACATTTTAACAGGTATAATGGAATCCATGAATAATCTAATTGATCAAACTCGACAACAAGTTCGCCGTGTAATGAATTCCATGGCATCAATAATCAATAGGCTATCCCGAGGGCGCGTTACTCCAAATATGATTACAATACTGGGCTTACTGGGTCATTTTCTCGTAGCGTGGCTAATAGCAAATCAAGTTTTTATATGGTCGGGCATACTATTGGTAATCTTTGGCTTATTAGATGCCATAGACGGCTCACTTGCACGTATTCAGGGTAGTGCCTCCAAGAAAGGTATGTTGCTTGACTCCATTACCGACCGGATTAAAGAAGTTGTTATATATGCTGGAATTGCATACGCGCTAGTCACCTCTGGTGAGATTTTTTATACAGTTTGGGTGGTTATTGCGTGTGGGTTATCGATAATAGTCAGTTACATTAATGCGTGGGGTGAAGTTGTATCAAAGAAATCAAATAAAGCAAGCTCACACGAAACAAATACAACCTTCCGAAACGGAATAATGACATATGACGTACGCATGTTTACGCTAGTAATTGGTCTGTTAAGTGGCTACTTAAAGCAAGCTGTGCTCGTAGTTGCTATACTATCTTTAGTGACCATTTATCAGCGTTTTTCTTTAGTAGTAAACAAAGTAGATGATGTATAAGGTTGACCTCCACACCCACTCAATTGCCTCTAAAGATGGTGGACTAACTCCATCGCAATACCGTCAATTTATTGAAGACGACAAACTGGATTATATAGCCATAACAGACCACAATACCATTGAGCTAGCCGCAGAGCTAAAAAGTATGCTCGGTGAAGCAATTATAGTGGGCGAAGAAATAGATAGTAAAGACGGGGAGATAATTGGTTTGTACCTCAAGAAAGCCGTTACGCCAGGCATGTCAGCAACTAAAACTGCTCGTGCCATAAAACAGCAAGGAGGCTTGGTATATATCCCTCACCCATTTGAGACAGTTAGACATGGAATTTCAAAAGCAACACTAGAGAAAATTATGGATCAAATTGATATTATCGAGATATACAATGGGCGAGCTGTTTTTCAAAATAAGGGACCGGAGGCCACGACATTTGCCAGGCTAAACAACATACCTTGTGCCGCCAGCAGTGATGCTCACGGAGAAAAAGGAATGGCTTCTGTGTATTCCCAGATATCCCATAAACCAACTAAAAATAATCTTCCTACACTACTTCGAACCGCACACTATTCAATGGTGCGACCGCCACTCAAAACCTTACTTTATCCAAAGATAAATCGTATAAGAAAGAGACTCAAGCCTTGATTGATATTATCATCCTTGCTTTATGGTTTTTTGCACCCGCTGGCATAGCAAACGCCACGCCTGTTTTTGCCAAAAGAATCCCTTATCTACGTAAATGGAAAACTCCCCTAGATTTTGGAAAATCATTCA from Candidatus Nomurabacteria bacterium harbors:
- the orn gene encoding oligoribonuclease, with protein sequence MINKKLKPTKLLWMDLEMTGLDCKNDVILEVAAEITDFDFKTLATYEACIKQPKDVVVSRMQANPWWQNYPENRDQFVNNLEKGKELADTESELIGIIEEQFGDEPAVLAGNSIYNDRLFIKQWMPTLDLKLHYRMLDVSSWKVLMQGKFGKEYTKPEIHRAFEDTQGSIAELQYYLDWFKKQK
- a CDS encoding CapA family protein, giving the protein MRYYGNVTRSQQKRSRKYRWLFLVIIIIVVLLVCLFFYESRKNNKSATEGSNGVNANNQATEQIHDFDTVKAKYLFSGTVVPARAVENEARKSDGSIDYNQPFSKLDTFNPSQYDAWTIDNECPITDANIPYRQQVTNTVFNCRPEFLPAMKKYFTVLNFANNHVYDQGSDKFPQMQKYAQDAGFQFLGNQNPAETKDVCEVMSMKVHLNKKDGSSTEGSLPIAFCAWHYFERQPYPGEFDVMKKYADIMPVVGLMQVGQEYVAKAGSDQEFVGRSIIDGGAEFVIGNSPHWVQNSDVYKNKLIFYSTGNFIFDQLDKETNRGASIEVNMKIKYDENVAKWLTLGDRCKTHYDDCLKLAQDLKLKKIKPTFTYGLVASTTGYKQLTQKADSVTQQEVEERANWQETLKKLGQR
- a CDS encoding MscL family protein → MAKAPKKSGVKVTKKVTKKVKSSAKSELEGFVDFIRTQGIIGLAIGFVMGTQAKQLIDQMSRSFIDPILGLLIGGSKSLSEKSVYVQINSRSASFAWGAFVYAVINFLIIAGVIYFTFKWLHLDKLDKKKS
- a CDS encoding DUF1761 domain-containing protein — its product is MDILFDYIYQINWFTVVIASCVGMLISAVWYSDAFFGQVWRKSIGLKKKDIENPKTDVGLIIAFITLLIMTAATAVLIDVLKISGAWSGLLFGLLVGFGLLATNNGMHKLYEQRPFSLFVVTAVGDILTMSAIGVILALWK
- the argS gene encoding arginine--tRNA ligase, translated to MDRLQDIFQKTIASIYNVDKEVIFTRTDNDFGDFSTNVAMLLAKELKDNPRQIAQNIVDSIDEAKGIRNIEVAGPGFINLRVSDEILVDMILVPKSDENTQTVVIETNNPNPFKSMHIGHGFNCVLADTIANLLESSGANTHRVSYHGDVGLHVGKSMYSLLKFVEGDPSKLDTIPVNERNRFMSQMYAQGSKVYKNDDSAKKEIDGLAKQSFILDDPIYKKVYETCREWSFEQIDDLVARLGNKPTERRYLESQADNLGVETVRQHVGDVFIESEGAIMFPGSKYGSFDNVFVGSNGSGLYGARDLGLMQLKNRDYHPEKSYIVTAEEQRDYFKGVIKASELCLPNLQNTTVNIPTGTVKLTSGKMSSRDGDVLEVEWLFNQIKQALESHSSNDEAIITGAIRYQFLKVKIGNDVVFDIQGATQLQGNTGPYLQYSYARAYSILSKINEPTDTMLIDLESNEHILLHKISEYNEILEKAQKDLSPHILANYTYELTQSFNSFYEKNRVIGDEREDQRVKLIGLYTRTLKKCLDILGIPVLEKM
- a CDS encoding DUF1361 domain-containing protein; translation: MKRMWSAKAQRDVLSTLLVSSCVSLVLLIIRILASESWRLWFLSWNLFLAWIPLLLAVWLKFLTDRRKIPTWKEVAVGLLWLLFLPNSFYLMTDLIHLQSSGEVSLLYDTALIISFVINGLLLGYISLYIVHTLIKKYVSEYTAYWLAQLALLLSGFAIYLGRYLRWNTWDVVINPMGLIFDVSDRIINPGSYTLTFVVTGVFYVLLGSTYAVIYHLIEIIRSN
- a CDS encoding CDP-alcohol phosphatidyltransferase family protein, translating into MNNLIDQTRQQVRRVMNSMASIINRLSRGRVTPNMITILGLLGHFLVAWLIANQVFIWSGILLVIFGLLDAIDGSLARIQGSASKKGMLLDSITDRIKEVVIYAGIAYALVTSGEIFYTVWVVIACGLSIIVSYINAWGEVVSKKSNKASSHETNTTFRNGIMTYDVRMFTLVIGLLSGYLKQAVLVVAILSLVTIYQRFSLVVNKVDDV
- a CDS encoding PHP domain-containing protein, with translation MMYKVDLHTHSIASKDGGLTPSQYRQFIEDDKLDYIAITDHNTIELAAELKSMLGEAIIVGEEIDSKDGEIIGLYLKKAVTPGMSATKTARAIKQQGGLVYIPHPFETVRHGISKATLEKIMDQIDIIEIYNGRAVFQNKGPEATTFARLNNIPCAASSDAHGEKGMASVYSQISHKPTKNNLPTLLRTAHYSMVRPPLKTLLYPKINRIRKRLKP